In Ruminococcaceae bacterium R-25, one genomic interval encodes:
- a CDS encoding beta-galactosidase, whose product MKIDINNDWLWSSEFKEEMTMPSYSGEKEMENVRIPHTVKVTPLNYFDAEVYQMVSCYRKSIDVPSDWEGRKVFITFDAVAHEAEVFINGTSVIKHSCGYTAFTADITSYLKFGGKNVIAVKCDSRESLNVPPFGFVIDYMTYGGIYREVRLDVKEKDHIKDVFVFAGADKKVRIKTDVAGDGELVALITKTGSGEVLFAAPCEKIAEITVPDAELWTLDNPNLYELTMTLRNGEKEDTFTTRFGFRDAVFKTDGFYLNGEKIKLRGLNRHQCWPYVGYAMPKSMQQMDADILKNELGLNAVRTSHYPQSHRFIDRCDELGLLVFTEIPGWQNIGDDAWKEQAVINTREMVSQYRNHPSIVLWGVRINESVDCDELYTRTNKEAHELDPYRQTSGVRYLKKSSLLEDVYAFNDFSHNGKTAGCEQKKNVTSDMNKPYFISEYNGHMFPTKVFDSELHRQEHALRHCNVLDSVMANEDICGSFGWCMFDYNTHKDFGSGDRVCYHGVTDMFRNFKLAAYAYASQNKELAPVLEVSSSMDIGEHPAGNRGEVYIFSNCDSVKMYKNDVFIKEYTREDSSYKNLISPPMLIDDYIGDQMKEKEGFSDRQNKIVKDAMNFSAVYGMENMPAKMKLTMVEAMTRYKMKFDDAYSLFGKYIGNWGGEATKFKFEGIVNGKVVKTVIKSSMNRLCLDVNVSSNELIEDSTYDVAAIRIKVTDEYGNVMPFYNRQAVVEVKGPIEVLGPSMADINGGMGGVYVRSIGMEGKAVVKISLPDQGLSSEVGFDIRLGV is encoded by the coding sequence ATGAAGATCGACATCAATAACGACTGGCTGTGGTCATCCGAGTTTAAAGAAGAAATGACAATGCCTTCTTATTCAGGCGAAAAGGAGATGGAGAATGTGAGGATCCCTCACACCGTTAAGGTTACTCCGTTGAATTATTTTGATGCCGAAGTATACCAGATGGTCTCATGCTACAGGAAGTCTATTGATGTCCCTTCTGATTGGGAAGGCAGGAAAGTATTTATAACCTTTGATGCTGTTGCCCATGAAGCGGAAGTCTTTATCAACGGAACATCTGTGATCAAGCATTCATGCGGTTATACGGCTTTTACTGCCGACATCACTTCTTATCTTAAGTTCGGCGGGAAAAATGTGATCGCAGTTAAGTGTGACAGCCGTGAATCGCTTAATGTTCCGCCTTTCGGATTCGTTATCGATTACATGACATATGGCGGCATCTACAGAGAGGTTCGTCTCGATGTAAAAGAGAAGGATCACATTAAAGATGTTTTCGTTTTCGCAGGTGCTGATAAGAAAGTCAGGATAAAGACTGATGTTGCAGGCGATGGCGAGCTCGTTGCCCTTATTACCAAAACCGGTTCAGGCGAAGTCCTTTTCGCAGCGCCGTGTGAGAAGATCGCTGAGATCACTGTGCCTGATGCAGAGCTCTGGACTTTGGATAATCCTAATCTTTACGAACTTACCATGACGCTTCGAAACGGCGAAAAGGAAGATACATTCACAACGCGTTTCGGTTTCAGGGATGCGGTCTTTAAGACTGACGGATTCTACTTAAACGGCGAAAAGATAAAGCTCAGGGGATTAAACCGCCATCAGTGCTGGCCTTATGTCGGATATGCTATGCCGAAGTCCATGCAGCAGATGGATGCGGATATCCTTAAGAATGAACTTGGACTTAATGCCGTAAGGACTTCGCACTATCCACAGTCACATCGTTTTATAGACAGATGCGATGAACTGGGCCTTCTCGTATTTACCGAGATCCCCGGCTGGCAGAATATCGGTGACGATGCCTGGAAAGAGCAGGCTGTGATCAACACACGTGAGATGGTCTCACAGTACAGGAATCACCCTTCAATTGTCTTGTGGGGCGTAAGGATCAATGAATCCGTCGACTGTGATGAGCTCTATACCAGAACGAATAAGGAAGCGCACGAATTAGATCCTTACCGCCAGACTTCAGGCGTCAGATATCTTAAGAAGAGTTCGCTCTTAGAAGACGTATATGCATTTAACGACTTCAGCCACAACGGAAAGACGGCAGGGTGCGAGCAGAAGAAAAATGTCACGTCCGACATGAATAAGCCTTACTTTATCAGTGAGTATAACGGCCACATGTTCCCGACCAAGGTCTTCGATTCGGAACTTCACAGGCAGGAGCACGCATTAAGGCACTGCAACGTTTTAGACAGTGTGATGGCTAACGAGGATATATGCGGATCTTTCGGCTGGTGCATGTTCGATTACAACACCCATAAGGACTTCGGTTCAGGTGACAGAGTCTGCTATCACGGCGTGACCGATATGTTCAGGAACTTCAAGCTCGCTGCATATGCTTATGCGAGCCAGAATAAGGAATTAGCGCCTGTTCTTGAAGTAAGTTCTTCCATGGACATCGGCGAGCATCCTGCAGGAAACAGGGGAGAAGTCTATATCTTCTCTAATTGCGACAGCGTGAAGATGTATAAGAACGATGTTTTCATCAAGGAATATACCCGTGAAGATTCTTCTTACAAGAATCTCATCTCTCCTCCGATGCTGATAGACGATTATATCGGTGACCAGATGAAGGAGAAGGAAGGCTTTTCCGACAGGCAGAATAAGATCGTTAAAGACGCGATGAATTTCTCTGCTGTTTACGGAATGGAAAACATGCCCGCGAAGATGAAGCTCACCATGGTCGAAGCCATGACTAGATACAAGATGAAGTTCGACGATGCATATTCTCTCTTTGGCAAATATATTGGTAACTGGGGCGGTGAAGCCACAAAGTTCAAATTCGAAGGCATCGTAAACGGAAAAGTCGTAAAGACCGTTATCAAGTCCTCGATGAACAGGCTTTGCCTGGATGTTAATGTGTCTTCGAATGAGCTTATTGAAGATTCCACTTACGATGTCGCAGCGATCAGGATCAAGGTCACCGATGAATACGGCAATGTAATGCCTTTTTACAACAGACAGGCTGTTGTTGAGGTAAAAGGCCCAATCGAAGTGCTCGGTCCTTCTATGGCTGATATCAACGGCGGCATGGGCGGCGTCTATGTCAGGAGCATCGGGATGGAAGGAAAGGCTGTTGTTAAGATAAGTCTTCCTGACCAGGGGCTTTCTTCAGAGGTCGGGTTTGATATAAGGCTCGGAGTTTGA
- a CDS encoding ATP synthase I subunit, translating into MKIDPTVKKETLFVGGVTLILSMLMQSVFLIIGRWDLSVLFGNLLGGVIGVLNFFFLGLSVQKAVSSGEKKAKEIMKASHAIRFALIIVLLAISLIFQSVFNVIATIISLLFATFGVYLRAVFNKDKKKQAKSGEVVTDENTETAGGDEE; encoded by the coding sequence ATGAAGATAGATCCTACAGTTAAGAAAGAGACGCTGTTTGTCGGCGGGGTTACTCTTATCTTAAGCATGCTGATGCAGTCAGTATTTCTTATCATCGGCAGATGGGATCTGAGCGTGCTCTTTGGAAATCTCTTGGGCGGGGTTATCGGCGTCCTCAATTTCTTTTTCCTGGGCCTCAGCGTACAAAAGGCGGTATCTTCCGGTGAAAAGAAGGCCAAGGAGATCATGAAGGCTTCCCATGCCATTAGATTTGCCCTGATCATTGTCCTTTTGGCAATATCCCTTATATTCCAGAGCGTGTTTAATGTTATTGCCACGATCATATCCCTGCTCTTTGCGACATTTGGAGTTTATCTCCGTGCGGTTTTCAACAAGGATAAGAAAAAGCAGGCTAAGAGCGGTGAAGTTGTAACTGATGAGAATACTGAAACAGCAGGAGGGGATGAAGAATGA
- a CDS encoding F-type H+-transporting ATPase subunit a has translation MSIIFLLLSVLSFVSAIVIKILFVPASEGIDITGAHVFFTVKLPIQDLPITESQVNSWCVMLGILFLCLFLTSGLKTRNVSVRQLLAEWIVEKTTNLVKTNMGEFFEGFAPFVAAVLGLSAFSSLSSLIGLFPPTSDINITAGWAILVFFLITYYKMKAGPWIYLKSFGQPVPLLAPLNIISEFATPVSMAFRHYGNVLSGSIISLLVAVGLSGLSKTIFSFLPGALADFPYLRIGIPAVLSLYFDLFSGGLQAFIFAMLTMLYISGGFPAEEYAARKKKREERKAARAAVMNANKRESA, from the coding sequence ATGAGCATCATTTTCCTTTTGCTGTCTGTCTTATCTTTTGTATCTGCGATCGTTATCAAGATATTGTTCGTTCCTGCATCGGAGGGCATCGACATTACCGGTGCACACGTCTTCTTTACGGTAAAGCTTCCGATCCAGGACCTTCCCATAACCGAATCGCAGGTCAATTCCTGGTGCGTAATGCTGGGGATCCTGTTCCTTTGCCTTTTCCTTACATCAGGTCTTAAGACCCGCAATGTTTCAGTAAGGCAGCTTTTGGCCGAATGGATCGTTGAAAAGACCACGAACCTTGTAAAGACCAACATGGGCGAATTCTTTGAAGGCTTTGCTCCTTTTGTTGCGGCTGTTCTGGGATTGTCAGCTTTTTCGAGCCTGTCATCCCTGATCGGTCTTTTCCCGCCGACGTCTGACATCAATATAACTGCCGGATGGGCTATCCTGGTATTCTTCCTTATCACTTACTACAAGATGAAGGCGGGTCCCTGGATCTATCTTAAGAGCTTCGGCCAGCCTGTCCCGCTCCTTGCACCGCTTAACATCATCAGCGAATTTGCAACTCCTGTGTCGATGGCATTCCGTCACTACGGAAACGTGTTGTCAGGTTCGATCATATCGCTCCTGGTGGCTGTCGGCCTTTCAGGTCTTTCGAAAACGATCTTCTCATTCCTTCCGGGAGCTCTTGCGGATTTCCCGTATCTGAGAATCGGTATCCCCGCTGTGCTGTCACTTTATTTCGACCTTTTCAGCGGCGGACTTCAGGCATTTATCTTTGCGATGCTGACGATGTTATACATTTCAGGCGGTTTCCCTGCCGAAGAATATGCGGCGAGGAAAAAGAAGCGTGAAGAACGCAAAGCGGCACGTGCTGCTGTTATGAATGCTAACAAGCGTGAAAGCGCATAA
- a CDS encoding ATP synthase F0 subcomplex C subunit: MLELAIGIILGGCALGAGCAMIAGIGPGIGEGHAVAKACEAIGRQPECKGDVTTTMLMGCAVAETTGLYALVIAILLIFVAPGRFVDILMQAVGN, from the coding sequence ATGTTAGAACTTGCTATCGGAATCATTCTTGGCGGATGCGCACTCGGTGCGGGATGCGCCATGATCGCAGGTATCGGTCCTGGTATCGGTGAAGGTCATGCTGTAGCTAAGGCATGCGAAGCAATCGGACGTCAGCCTGAATGCAAAGGCGATGTTACCACAACAATGCTTATGGGATGCGCCGTTGCTGAGACAACAGGTCTTTATGCGTTGGTTATTGCGATCCTTCTGATCTTCGTTGCACCGGGAAGATTCGTTGATATTTTGATGCAGGCTGTCGGCAACTGA
- a CDS encoding F-type H+-transporting ATPase subunit b: protein MQNLDIISINIWQVVISLANLVILFLILKKFLFEPVKKIKAQRENEIETQYKKAEKARKEADDLKAGWEDKITTADQKADEIISEAVDRANERNEIMLYESREKADQIIRKAKADIERDRREARETIKKEIVDVSQVISEQIIGREINMDDHRDLIDDAIDKLGETK, encoded by the coding sequence ATGCAGAATCTGGATATTATTTCGATAAATATCTGGCAGGTAGTGATATCACTGGCAAACCTGGTGATCCTGTTCCTGATCTTAAAAAAGTTCCTCTTTGAGCCTGTGAAGAAGATCAAGGCGCAAAGAGAAAACGAGATCGAGACACAGTACAAGAAGGCCGAGAAAGCCCGTAAAGAGGCAGATGATCTCAAGGCCGGCTGGGAAGACAAGATCACTACTGCAGATCAGAAAGCTGATGAGATCATCAGTGAGGCAGTCGATCGTGCGAACGAGCGTAATGAGATCATGCTCTACGAATCGCGCGAAAAGGCTGACCAGATCATCAGAAAAGCCAAGGCGGACATCGAACGTGACAGACGTGAAGCCAGAGAGACCATCAAGAAGGAAATCGTTGATGTTTCCCAGGTTATCTCCGAGCAGATCATCGGCCGTGAGATCAATATGGATGACCATAGAGATCTTATCGATGACGCTATCGACAAATTAGGTGAGACGAAATGA
- a CDS encoding F-type H+-transporting ATPase subunit delta → MNTTGREYALALFETAYESGNIDDIRNNIRSLKRLFKEMPEYIEFLSNPGIPKSERMDALREAFEGKVDDVLYSFLAVMTERADMGSFFDAYKEFEHMYEDFKKFTYAEITSAVELTDEEKAKIVAKLEKITGKTVRPRYKINPALMGGITVTANGMFFDGSVRKNLKNLEKEIS, encoded by the coding sequence ATGAACACTACCGGAAGAGAATATGCTCTGGCGCTTTTTGAGACGGCATACGAGTCGGGCAATATCGACGACATCCGTAACAATATAAGGAGTCTGAAAAGGCTCTTTAAAGAGATGCCTGAATATATTGAATTCCTGTCGAATCCCGGAATCCCCAAAAGCGAGCGCATGGATGCACTCCGCGAAGCTTTTGAAGGAAAGGTGGATGACGTTCTTTATTCTTTCCTGGCAGTAATGACCGAACGCGCTGACATGGGGTCTTTTTTCGACGCCTATAAAGAGTTCGAGCATATGTACGAAGACTTTAAAAAGTTCACTTATGCTGAGATCACGAGCGCGGTAGAGCTTACTGACGAAGAGAAGGCAAAGATCGTAGCCAAGCTCGAAAAGATAACGGGCAAGACCGTAAGGCCCAGATATAAGATAAATCCTGCTTTGATGGGCGGAATAACTGTAACGGCAAACGGAATGTTCTTTGACGGAAGTGTCAGAAAGAACCTGAAAAACTTAGAGAAAGAGATATCGTAA
- a CDS encoding ATP synthase F1 subcomplex alpha subunit, translated as MVSKPEEISNILKEQIRNYKSRVDMGEVGTVVLVGDGIASVYGLRNCVSTELLEFEDGSAGLALNLENDTVSVAILTDKNDIREGTKVKRTGTVLSIPVGESYLGRVVNPLGDPIDGKGPIFAEAKRPVEAEAPGIIERQSVSVPLQTGIKAIDSMIPIGRGQRELIIGDRQTGKTEIAIDTIINQKDKDVICIYVAIGQKATSIVSLVSDLVREGAMSYTIVVSATAAESAPVQYIAPYSGCAMAEYFREKGKDVLIIYDDLSKHAVAYRALSLLIRRPPGREAYPGDVFYLHSRLLERAACVSPEFGGGSITALPIVETQAGDVSAYIPTNVISITDGQIFLETEMFHNGIIPAINPGISVSRVGGSAQVKAMKKVSGELKLLYSQYRELQAFAQFGSDLDADTRARLHLGERIVEVLKQDRNAPVPVGGQVGIIYAVINGYLNEYEISEIRGYQEKLYEKLDHEHKEWMRRIEKGSWDKEDEEELKKVLDKMKKK; from the coding sequence ATGGTAAGCAAACCTGAAGAAATCAGTAATATTCTCAAGGAACAGATTAGAAATTATAAGAGCCGTGTTGATATGGGTGAAGTCGGTACGGTAGTTCTGGTCGGAGACGGAATCGCTTCCGTATACGGCCTTAGGAACTGCGTATCTACAGAACTTTTAGAGTTTGAGGACGGTTCTGCAGGACTTGCTTTAAATCTTGAGAACGATACTGTATCTGTCGCTATCCTGACAGATAAGAATGACATAAGGGAAGGCACTAAGGTAAAGCGTACAGGTACCGTTCTTTCCATCCCTGTCGGAGAAAGCTATCTGGGACGTGTCGTAAATCCTTTGGGAGATCCTATTGACGGTAAGGGACCAATCTTTGCAGAAGCAAAAAGACCTGTTGAAGCTGAGGCTCCCGGAATCATCGAGAGACAGAGCGTATCCGTACCTTTGCAGACAGGAATCAAAGCTATCGACAGCATGATCCCGATCGGAAGAGGTCAGCGTGAGCTCATCATCGGCGACCGTCAGACAGGTAAGACAGAGATCGCGATAGATACAATCATCAACCAGAAAGACAAGGATGTTATCTGCATCTATGTTGCTATAGGACAGAAGGCGACTTCGATCGTATCTTTGGTTTCTGACCTCGTAAGAGAAGGTGCGATGTCATATACGATCGTAGTATCGGCAACAGCTGCCGAAAGTGCACCTGTCCAGTACATTGCGCCTTATTCAGGATGCGCAATGGCAGAGTATTTCAGAGAAAAGGGCAAGGATGTCCTCATCATTTACGATGACCTTTCCAAGCATGCTGTAGCATACAGAGCTCTGTCACTTCTTATCAGGAGACCGCCGGGAAGAGAAGCTTATCCGGGTGACGTATTCTATCTGCATTCAAGACTCCTTGAACGTGCAGCATGCGTATCTCCCGAGTTCGGAGGCGGTTCGATCACAGCGCTTCCTATCGTTGAGACACAGGCAGGCGACGTATCCGCATACATTCCGACAAACGTCATCTCGATCACGGACGGACAGATCTTCCTTGAGACCGAGATGTTCCACAACGGTATCATCCCTGCTATAAACCCGGGTATCTCAGTATCCAGAGTCGGAGGTTCGGCACAGGTAAAAGCCATGAAGAAAGTATCCGGCGAATTAAAGCTCCTTTATTCGCAGTACAGGGAGCTTCAGGCTTTCGCGCAGTTCGGATCAGATCTCGATGCTGATACCAGAGCAAGACTCCATTTGGGAGAAAGAATCGTTGAAGTATTGAAGCAGGACCGTAACGCACCTGTTCCGGTCGGCGGACAGGTCGGCATTATCTATGCAGTTATCAACGGTTATCTCAATGAATATGAGATAAGTGAGATCAGGGGTTATCAGGAAAAACTCTATGAAAAACTCGATCACGAGCACAAGGAGTGGATGCGCAGGATCGAAAAAGGCTCCTGGGATAAAGAAGATGAAGAAGAACTCAAAAAAGTTCTCGATAAGATGAAGAAGAAGTAA
- a CDS encoding ATP synthase F1 subcomplex gamma subunit produces MAKDIKSLRTRIKSFDSTLHLTGAMGLVASSKIKRACDSMYASREFSDGISEITMALAASPECRKSPYFGLVKKATENTEDEADIKAQEEPLKTRLIVIAGDRGLCGGYNANIFRTIRTMDAYEIKPIGKRSYDKYHQADTEDENEETEEEGYLSSEHYSYEEALEEAGTCCKDFLEGKIDRVLVVYNRYVSIMSQEPRVFQLLPLVKEEGAKELGGILEPAPDVLLEELVPEYFACKLYALVKESFACEVAARRMAMDSAKKNAQQMIDNLKLEYNRARQSTITQEITEIVSGAGK; encoded by the coding sequence ATGGCTAAGGATATAAAGTCATTAAGGACAAGGATAAAGAGTTTTGACTCTACATTGCATCTTACAGGTGCGATGGGTCTTGTCGCATCTTCGAAGATCAAGCGCGCATGCGATTCAATGTATGCGAGCCGTGAGTTTTCTGACGGGATCTCGGAGATAACGATGGCTCTTGCTGCAAGCCCGGAATGCCGTAAAAGTCCGTATTTCGGTCTCGTAAAGAAAGCAACTGAGAATACTGAAGATGAGGCTGACATTAAGGCTCAGGAAGAGCCGTTGAAAACGCGCCTTATCGTTATAGCAGGCGACAGAGGCCTTTGCGGAGGCTATAACGCCAACATTTTCAGGACCATAAGAACAATGGATGCTTATGAGATAAAGCCTATCGGAAAGAGGTCTTACGACAAATACCACCAGGCTGATACTGAAGATGAGAATGAAGAAACAGAGGAAGAAGGCTACCTGTCTTCAGAGCACTATTCTTATGAGGAAGCTTTAGAAGAGGCCGGGACCTGCTGTAAGGATTTCCTCGAAGGTAAGATCGACAGAGTGCTTGTCGTTTATAACAGGTATGTCTCGATAATGAGCCAGGAACCCCGCGTGTTCCAGCTTCTGCCTCTCGTAAAAGAGGAAGGAGCCAAAGAATTGGGCGGCATATTGGAACCTGCGCCCGATGTCCTTTTGGAAGAACTCGTTCCCGAGTATTTTGCCTGCAAACTCTATGCTCTTGTAAAAGAGAGCTTTGCATGCGAAGTGGCAGCCAGAAGAATGGCCATGGACAGTGCAAAAAAGAATGCACAACAGATGATCGATAATCTGAAACTTGAATATAACCGCGCCCGCCAGAGCACGATCACTCAGGAGATAACCGAGATCGTGTCCGGTGCAGGAAAGTAG
- a CDS encoding F-type H+-transporting ATPase subunit beta: MEKRNIGTVAQVMGPVVDVRFEEGHLPPINNALELKIGSKRLVVEVAQHIGDSTARCIAMSSTDGLGRDAEAVDTGKPISVPVGRATLGRIFNVLGEPTDLKPSPEGAERWDIHRPAPEYATLSSNKEILETGIKVIDLLCPYSKGGKIGLFGGAGVGKTVLIMELINNVAKEHGGLSVFTGVGERTREGNDLYNEMKQSGVLDKTALVYGQMNEPPGARMRVALSGLTMAEYFRDREGQDVLLFIDNIFRFTQAGSEVSALLGRMPSAVGYQPTLANEMGALQERITSTVNGSITSIQAVYVPADDLTDPAPATTFAHLDATTVLSRNIASQGIYPAVDPLESTSRILSPEVVGREHYETAKEVQRIIQRYTELMDIIAIMGLDELSDEDKILVERARKIQRFLSQPFHVSEKFTGIEGTYVPLSETIRGFREIIEGKHDDLPESAFLFVGTIDEAVAKAAAKNN, encoded by the coding sequence ATGGAGAAAAGAAATATCGGAACTGTCGCCCAGGTAATGGGACCGGTAGTCGACGTCAGATTTGAGGAAGGACACCTTCCTCCGATAAACAATGCTCTTGAACTTAAGATTGGTTCAAAAAGACTTGTTGTAGAGGTCGCCCAGCACATTGGTGACAGCACGGCAAGATGCATTGCGATGTCTTCTACTGACGGTTTGGGCCGTGATGCCGAAGCTGTTGATACCGGAAAACCGATATCCGTACCTGTAGGAAGAGCGACTTTAGGAAGAATCTTCAATGTCCTCGGTGAGCCTACAGACCTTAAGCCTTCTCCGGAAGGTGCCGAGAGATGGGATATCCACAGACCGGCTCCTGAATATGCAACACTTTCTTCCAACAAGGAGATCCTTGAGACAGGTATCAAGGTAATCGATCTGCTCTGCCCTTATTCAAAGGGTGGTAAGATCGGCCTTTTCGGAGGCGCCGGAGTAGGTAAGACAGTCCTTATCATGGAGCTTATCAACAACGTCGCTAAAGAGCACGGCGGCTTGTCAGTATTTACAGGCGTAGGTGAGAGAACGCGTGAAGGAAACGACCTCTATAACGAGATGAAGCAGTCCGGAGTTCTCGATAAGACAGCCTTGGTATACGGTCAGATGAACGAACCGCCGGGAGCAAGAATGCGTGTCGCTTTGTCCGGACTTACGATGGCAGAATATTTCCGTGACAGGGAAGGTCAGGACGTGCTACTTTTCATCGACAACATCTTCAGATTCACACAGGCTGGATCTGAAGTATCGGCACTCCTCGGAAGAATGCCTTCCGCAGTAGGATATCAGCCTACGCTCGCAAACGAGATGGGCGCTCTGCAGGAGAGGATCACTTCTACAGTAAATGGTTCCATCACTTCGATCCAGGCTGTATACGTCCCTGCAGACGACCTTACTGACCCTGCTCCTGCTACGACTTTCGCGCATCTTGATGCAACTACGGTTCTGTCCAGAAATATTGCATCACAGGGTATCTATCCTGCTGTAGATCCTCTGGAATCCACCAGCCGTATCCTGTCGCCCGAAGTAGTAGGACGCGAGCATTATGAGACTGCAAAAGAAGTACAGCGCATAATCCAGCGTTATACAGAGCTTATGGATATCATCGCTATCATGGGCCTTGATGAGCTTTCTGACGAGGATAAGATCCTGGTTGAGCGTGCACGTAAGATACAGAGATTCTTATCCCAGCCTTTCCACGTTTCCGAGAAATTCACGGGAATCGAAGGTACATATGTACCGCTTTCAGAGACGATCAGGGGCTTTAGGGAGATCATCGAAGGAAAGCACGATGACCTGCCCGAATCGGCATTCCTCTTTGTCGGAACCATCGATGAAGCAGTTGCAAAAGCTGCAGCGAAAAATAACTGA
- a CDS encoding F-type H+-transporting ATPase subunit epsilon has protein sequence MEKFRLKILTPEGTVMDKDVAGLYLRGAEGDLAVFAGHIPFVTPVKPGKCTVVSSDDKSADGFDDVEGMISEGMLRVTSKEVLLMVRSWE, from the coding sequence ATGGAGAAATTCAGACTCAAGATACTGACTCCGGAAGGAACAGTCATGGACAAAGATGTAGCGGGCCTTTATCTGCGCGGAGCAGAAGGAGACCTGGCAGTCTTTGCCGGACATATTCCTTTTGTCACACCTGTTAAACCCGGAAAATGTACTGTTGTTTCTTCGGACGATAAAAGCGCTGACGGATTTGACGATGTTGAAGGTATGATAAGCGAGGGCATGCTCCGTGTAACTTCTAAAGAAGTCCTTCTTATGGTCAGGTCATGGGAGTAA
- a CDS encoding TetR family transcriptional regulator: MANFTKKAIKETFVELLEEHPLSDITIKDIVEKCGINRNSFYYHYHDLPDLIEEIVKEDAEGIIKKYPSVKSIVECYDALIEFASQHKRAIMHIFKSVNREMFENYLMEVSEYLVRSYIEMAVSGTNIGESSRQNLTDYYKCVCFGLVIEWLNKGMKEEYAQEFRKILVMRKDLAPEIAKGLQD, from the coding sequence ATGGCTAACTTTACGAAAAAGGCTATAAAAGAAACATTTGTAGAACTTTTGGAAGAACATCCTCTGTCAGATATTACGATAAAGGATATTGTCGAAAAGTGCGGCATCAACCGTAATTCGTTCTATTATCATTATCACGATCTTCCTGACCTCATCGAAGAGATAGTTAAAGAAGATGCTGAAGGAATAATCAAAAAGTATCCATCCGTAAAATCGATCGTAGAGTGTTATGATGCGCTGATCGAGTTTGCTTCGCAGCATAAACGCGCGATCATGCATATATTTAAGTCTGTTAACAGAGAGATGTTCGAGAACTATCTTATGGAAGTCAGCGAGTATCTTGTACGGAGCTATATTGAGATGGCGGTTTCCGGGACAAATATCGGCGAAAGCAGCAGACAGAATCTGACAGATTACTATAAGTGTGTATGCTTTGGCCTTGTAATAGAGTGGCTCAATAAGGGTATGAAAGAAGAATATGCACAGGAATTCAGAAAGATCCTTGTAATGCGAAAAGACCTTGCACCGGAAATTGCAAAGGGACTCCAGGATTAA
- a CDS encoding uncharacterized membrane protein HdeD (DUF308 family) yields MHTRSVTSIRIAKYGYIFMSVLFCVAGILMLLKPGISVEAVGLFAGLSMIVFGVIKLIGYFSKDLFRLAFQYDLQFGILLIILGVITIFKPGDVMSFVSITGGVCVIINSLFKIGISLEAKRFGIREWWLTALFSCIAGIMGILLVGRPAEAMNIMVMITGIAFLIEGLLNISVALSMVKIVKNQRSELADMENY; encoded by the coding sequence ATGCATACACGTTCAGTTACATCGATCAGGATAGCGAAATACGGATATATCTTTATGTCCGTTTTATTCTGCGTTGCAGGCATCTTAATGCTGTTAAAGCCTGGTATTTCTGTTGAAGCAGTCGGCCTTTTCGCAGGACTCTCAATGATCGTTTTCGGAGTTATAAAGCTTATCGGTTATTTCTCAAAAGATCTGTTCAGACTGGCTTTCCAGTATGATCTTCAGTTCGGGATCCTTCTTATCATCTTAGGAGTCATCACAATATTTAAACCCGGCGATGTCATGAGCTTTGTAAGCATAACAGGCGGCGTATGCGTCATCATTAACTCTCTTTTCAAGATCGGTATCTCTCTTGAAGCAAAGAGGTTCGGCATAAGAGAGTGGTGGCTTACAGCGCTCTTTTCATGCATAGCAGGGATCATGGGGATCCTTCTCGTTGGAAGGCCGGCTGAAGCCATGAACATCATGGTAATGATAACCGGCATAGCTTTTCTTATTGAGGGGCTTCTTAACATAAGTGTTGCTTTAAGCATGGTAAAGATCGTAAAGAACCAGAGATCAGAACTGGCTGATATGGAAAACTATTGA